The Niastella koreensis GR20-10 genome includes a window with the following:
- a CDS encoding DUF2851 family protein gives MTERLLQYLWQFQYYNKQSSILDNGDTFQVIHPGRFNTNQGPDFLEARIRIEDTLWVGHVEVHVKTSDWFKHAHQFDRNYDNVVLHVVWEHDLPERDTRIPVFSMQSRVPMLLLEQYRYWMESASFIACGNQIRDVSRIIWISWRERLLAERMQRKSAMVFSFLLQTHQHWDETFWWLLARNFGAALNFEPFEAMAKTLPVTILARYKNQLPVLEALLFGQCGLLEGEFEEAYPAALQREYLHLKNKYELQPIRQSVHFLRTRPVNFPTIRLAQLARLLYQSNHLFAFIKETEQLSEIKKWLSVTASEFWNEHYTFQKCSVNRAKKLGNQMIDTLIINTVVPVLFAYGLLHNEEQYKNRALNWLDELEPEMNAITHSYTELGIVNKSAFDSQALLELKGHYCDAKKCLDCAVGNALLKRSVAVYMETCPPHLEKVP, from the coding sequence ATGACAGAAAGGCTGCTGCAATATCTTTGGCAATTCCAGTATTATAATAAACAAAGCTCCATACTGGATAATGGCGATACCTTCCAGGTAATTCATCCGGGACGATTCAATACCAACCAGGGTCCCGATTTTCTTGAAGCCAGGATAAGAATAGAAGATACATTATGGGTAGGTCACGTTGAAGTACATGTAAAAACCTCTGACTGGTTCAAACATGCGCATCAGTTTGACCGTAACTACGACAACGTGGTGCTGCACGTGGTATGGGAACACGACCTGCCCGAAAGAGACACCCGCATCCCGGTTTTTTCCATGCAATCGAGGGTGCCCATGTTGTTACTTGAACAATATAGGTACTGGATGGAAAGCGCAAGCTTTATTGCCTGCGGGAACCAGATCAGGGATGTGTCGCGCATCATCTGGATCTCATGGCGGGAGAGACTATTGGCCGAGCGCATGCAACGCAAATCTGCCATGGTGTTTTCTTTTCTGCTGCAAACCCATCAGCATTGGGATGAAACGTTCTGGTGGTTGCTGGCCCGCAACTTTGGCGCCGCATTAAACTTTGAACCGTTTGAGGCAATGGCTAAAACCTTACCAGTAACTATACTTGCCCGGTATAAGAATCAATTGCCCGTACTGGAAGCGCTGTTGTTTGGCCAATGCGGGTTACTGGAAGGCGAATTTGAGGAAGCATACCCCGCCGCATTGCAACGGGAATACCTGCACCTGAAAAATAAATACGAGCTGCAACCCATCAGGCAGTCAGTGCATTTTTTGCGTACACGCCCGGTAAACTTTCCTACCATAAGGCTGGCGCAACTGGCAAGGTTGCTGTACCAGTCAAATCATCTGTTTGCGTTTATCAAAGAAACAGAACAGCTCAGTGAAATTAAGAAATGGTTATCTGTTACTGCCAGTGAGTTCTGGAACGAGCATTACACCTTCCAGAAATGTTCTGTTAACCGTGCCAAAAAGCTGGGTAACCAAATGATCGATACCCTTATTATCAATACCGTAGTACCGGTTCTTTTTGCTTATGGCTTATTGCATAACGAAGAGCAGTATAAAAACAGGGCGTTGAACTGGTTAGATGAATTGGAACCTGAAATGAACGCCATTACCCATTCTTATACAGAGTTGGGCATTGTAAATAAAAGCGCCTTCGATTCGCAGGCCCTGCTGGAGTTAAAAGGCCACTATTGCGACGCCAAAAAATGCCTCGATTGCGCCGTGGGAAATGCCCTGCTGAAGAGATCCGTGGCTGTTTATATGGAAACATGCCCCCCACACCTTGAAAAAGTGCCATAA
- a CDS encoding glycosyltransferase family 2 protein yields the protein MIKGQKVVVVLPAYNAAKTLRITYDEIDRSVVDEVILVDDASKDDTIAVAREIGIQHIVRHEKNKGYGGNQKSCYNKALEIGADIIVMLHPDYQYTPALITPMVSLIANNVYPVVLGSRILGKGALKGGMPMYKYLFNRMLTMTQNILMNQKLSEYHTGYRAYHKDVLLSIPYNDNSDDFVFDNELLGQIFYKGYEIAEITCPTKYFDEASSINFKRSSIYGLGVLRVSFQYFFNKMGLAKSKIFKGLGK from the coding sequence ATGATCAAAGGACAAAAAGTAGTAGTAGTGCTGCCGGCATATAATGCAGCTAAAACACTCCGGATAACCTATGATGAAATCGACCGATCGGTAGTGGATGAGGTGATTCTTGTTGATGACGCCAGTAAAGATGATACCATTGCAGTTGCCCGGGAAATTGGTATTCAACATATTGTACGTCACGAGAAAAATAAAGGATACGGCGGTAACCAAAAATCCTGCTATAATAAAGCTTTGGAAATAGGGGCCGATATTATTGTAATGCTGCACCCCGATTATCAGTATACTCCAGCTTTAATAACACCCATGGTTTCCCTGATTGCCAATAACGTGTACCCGGTTGTGCTGGGTAGCCGCATTTTAGGCAAGGGCGCCTTAAAAGGTGGCATGCCAATGTACAAATACCTGTTCAACCGCATGTTGACCATGACGCAGAACATTTTGATGAACCAGAAGCTTTCCGAGTACCATACCGGCTACCGGGCTTATCATAAAGATGTACTGTTGTCAATTCCATACAATGATAACTCAGACGACTTTGTATTTGACAATGAACTGCTGGGCCAGATCTTTTACAAAGGCTACGAAATAGCCGAGATCACCTGTCCTACCAAGTATTTCGATGAAGCTTCTTCTATTAATTTCAAACGAAGCTCTATTTATGGACTGGGTGTTTTACGGGTAAGTTTTCAATACTTCTTTAATAAAATGGGACTGGCAAAGTCGAAGATATTTAAAGGGTTAGGTAAATAG
- a CDS encoding SDR family oxidoreductase: MNGVFENKKAIVIGGSSGIGLATAQILANSKAHVTVTGRDADKLKAIRETTNLRAQPVDSNDRAALDAFFKQTGAFDYLVISLSGSKGMGNFTELSLQDLRAGFEGKFWPQLNTLQAALPYMNNGGSITLVTAISSVAQKPGTSGLAAINGALELMVPVLAQELKPLRINAVSPGVVDTPWWSFAPEEAKQQAWQQLTGNIPAGRVARAEEIADAIVFTLGNSYLTGTVIHCDGGFSC, translated from the coding sequence ATGAACGGAGTATTCGAAAACAAAAAGGCAATTGTAATTGGCGGTTCTTCAGGTATTGGCCTGGCAACAGCCCAAATACTGGCAAACAGCAAGGCTCATGTAACCGTAACCGGTCGCGATGCAGATAAATTAAAAGCCATCCGGGAAACCACCAACCTCCGGGCTCAGCCGGTTGACAGCAACGACCGCGCTGCGCTCGATGCATTCTTCAAACAAACCGGGGCGTTCGATTACCTGGTTATATCGTTAAGTGGATCAAAAGGCATGGGCAACTTTACCGAGCTGTCGTTACAGGACCTGCGGGCCGGGTTTGAAGGAAAGTTCTGGCCCCAGCTAAATACCTTGCAGGCAGCCCTGCCCTATATGAATAATGGAGGCAGCATAACGCTTGTTACCGCCATTTCCTCGGTTGCGCAAAAACCGGGCACTTCCGGATTGGCTGCCATCAATGGCGCACTGGAATTAATGGTACCTGTACTGGCCCAGGAATTAAAACCCCTCCGCATCAACGCTGTATCACCCGGCGTGGTAGACACACCCTGGTGGAGCTTTGCTCCCGAAGAAGCCAAACAACAGGCCTGGCAGCAATTGACCGGTAATATCCCGGCAGGCCGGGTAGCCCGGGCCGAAGAAATTGCCGATGCCATTGTATTTACCCTTGGAAACAGTTATCTCACCGGCACCGTAATACATTGTGATGGCGGCTTCAGCTGTTAA
- a CDS encoding helix-turn-helix domain-containing protein, protein MGKKATSASPAIPQYVLKGFRHLHRQEDDISNFGYNNLESIHPIEGFELYSSRGLKPSLGPLKSAFYRISITITGHVDMQLGLEHFKHQPRTMSFTWPNQVFSKNNISADAFGYYILFNEDFLNDLVPAASIPKEFPFFDYTGRPLFQLDADEIDRVQQFVLKMNEELKKSRPGKQKAIGMYLYLLLLEAKRSYERQQLHVPDNTADTIYLVSHFHKLVSRHFLLKRKVTDYASLLTVSANHLNRTVKEVTGKTASESIADMLVQEAKAVLKYTEASVSEIAYQLNFSEPAAFNRFFKKMTGETPMLYRKNASGQYNA, encoded by the coding sequence ATGGGTAAAAAAGCAACCAGCGCCTCACCTGCCATACCACAATATGTATTGAAAGGTTTCAGGCATTTGCACAGACAGGAAGACGACATTTCCAATTTCGGTTATAACAACCTCGAAAGCATTCACCCCATTGAAGGTTTTGAGTTGTATTCAAGCCGCGGCTTAAAACCCTCACTGGGCCCTTTAAAATCAGCTTTCTATCGTATAAGCATAACCATTACCGGGCATGTAGATATGCAACTGGGCCTGGAACACTTTAAACACCAGCCCCGCACCATGAGTTTTACCTGGCCTAACCAGGTTTTCTCAAAAAACAACATCAGTGCAGATGCATTTGGATACTACATTTTGTTTAATGAAGATTTCCTGAACGACCTGGTCCCGGCAGCCAGCATCCCCAAAGAATTTCCTTTTTTCGATTATACCGGCAGGCCGCTGTTCCAGCTGGATGCCGATGAAATTGACCGGGTGCAGCAATTCGTTTTAAAAATGAATGAAGAGCTGAAAAAAAGCCGCCCCGGCAAACAAAAAGCGATCGGGATGTATTTGTACCTGCTGTTGCTGGAAGCTAAAAGAAGTTACGAAAGACAGCAACTGCATGTACCCGACAATACCGCTGATACCATCTACCTCGTTTCGCACTTTCATAAACTGGTAAGCCGTCATTTTTTGTTAAAAAGAAAAGTCACCGATTATGCCAGTCTGCTCACAGTAAGCGCCAATCATTTAAACCGGACGGTAAAAGAAGTGACCGGAAAAACAGCCTCCGAATCCATTGCCGATATGCTGGTGCAGGAAGCAAAGGCCGTGTTGAAATATACGGAAGCCTCTGTATCGGAAATTGCTTACCAGCTCAATTTCAGTGAACCGGCCGCCTTTAACCGCTTCTTCAAAAAAATGACCGGCGAAACACCTATGCTTTATCGAAAGAACGCATCCGGTCAATACAATGCATGA
- a CDS encoding TonB-dependent receptor, whose amino-acid sequence MKSVSAILTFLYSILSLFTYSQQEIAPATHHTTPVAAPLAGVLTGKITDAITGESLPGASIYVHDLKKGTISDEKGNYRITNLNTGKYLIEITYRGYSTVIETVSVNGETQKDFALKEAVVENEEVTVTGVSAATRIRQSPQPVEVLKKEQLFNVSATNAIDALAKTVPGVNGLSTGPAISKPFIRGLGYNRVVTINDGVRQEGQQWGDEHGIEIDDYSIQRIEVLKGPASLMYGSDALAGVINIITQRPVADGHITANVLGEYQTNNALRGFYGDAAGTKNGFSWNVYGSYKGAEDYKNKYDGRVFNSKFYNKNFGAMLGYTGAWGYSHLLVSNFDQHIGMIEGDRDSATGAFIKAIPGGVESIATHDDFKSITPEIPYQHIRHFKISSDNNFAIGKSNLDVTLGFQQNQRQEFGNADEFNTPNAWFDLKTISYALRWHLPSTQNWKTTIGVTGMSQNNTNKADEVIIPDYDLFDIGGFVFTQYHRNKLSLNGGIRLDTRHVNGKPMVVDNEPKFTSFSRNFSNVSGSVGLSYATSDLVTLKFNMARGFRAPNFAELASNGAHEGTNRYEVGANDLKSETSLQVDGGLELNSTHVSLETSLFYNHIKNFIFYEKMQNSSGGDSILNDGGNELNVYRFDQNDANLYGAELALDIHPHPLDWLHFKNAFSYTRAQFVNEVDGTKNIPFIPAARLFTDLAVSFLHKGKTLRNLNMNLESDYTFKQNHPFTGFDTETATPGYWLINAGIGGDFVSKGKTLFSLRFTAYNLGDVAYQNHLSRLKYTAVNNVTGRMGVFNMGRNFGIKLNVPLDFTW is encoded by the coding sequence ATGAAATCAGTAAGCGCTATCCTTACCTTTTTATATAGTATACTTAGCCTATTCACTTATAGCCAGCAGGAAATTGCACCGGCTACTCATCACACCACGCCTGTAGCCGCGCCGCTCGCTGGTGTGCTTACCGGTAAAATAACCGATGCCATAACAGGCGAATCATTACCTGGAGCCAGCATTTATGTACACGACCTGAAGAAAGGCACCATCTCTGACGAAAAAGGCAATTACCGCATTACCAATTTAAACACCGGCAAATACCTTATAGAGATCACTTACCGGGGTTATTCAACCGTAATTGAAACCGTGAGCGTAAACGGTGAAACCCAAAAAGATTTTGCTTTAAAGGAAGCCGTTGTAGAAAATGAAGAAGTAACTGTGACCGGGGTATCGGCTGCAACCCGCATCAGGCAATCGCCTCAGCCGGTTGAAGTATTAAAGAAGGAACAACTGTTTAATGTATCGGCCACCAATGCCATCGATGCCCTCGCTAAAACAGTCCCGGGTGTAAATGGATTGTCAACCGGTCCGGCTATTTCAAAACCATTCATCCGCGGATTGGGTTATAACCGCGTTGTTACCATCAACGATGGTGTTCGCCAGGAAGGTCAGCAATGGGGCGATGAACATGGAATTGAAATTGACGATTACAGCATTCAACGCATAGAGGTGTTGAAAGGCCCCGCCTCCCTGATGTATGGCAGCGATGCATTGGCCGGTGTTATCAATATCATTACCCAACGGCCCGTAGCCGACGGGCACATCACGGCAAACGTATTGGGTGAATACCAAACCAACAATGCCCTGCGTGGTTTCTATGGCGATGCTGCCGGTACAAAAAACGGCTTTAGCTGGAATGTCTATGGCTCCTATAAAGGGGCAGAAGATTATAAGAACAAGTACGATGGCCGCGTATTCAACTCCAAATTCTATAATAAGAACTTTGGCGCTATGCTGGGTTACACCGGCGCCTGGGGTTACAGTCATTTACTGGTTAGTAATTTTGATCAACACATTGGGATGATTGAAGGTGACCGCGACAGCGCCACCGGCGCCTTTATAAAAGCGATTCCTGGCGGAGTTGAAAGCATCGCCACCCATGATGATTTTAAAAGCATTACGCCGGAGATCCCGTACCAGCACATCCGCCACTTTAAAATATCATCAGACAACAACTTTGCCATCGGTAAAAGCAACCTGGATGTTACGTTGGGCTTTCAGCAAAACCAGCGGCAGGAATTTGGCAATGCCGATGAGTTTAATACGCCCAACGCCTGGTTCGATTTGAAAACGATCAGTTATGCCCTGCGCTGGCACCTGCCTTCCACCCAAAACTGGAAAACAACCATTGGTGTAACCGGCATGTCACAAAACAATACCAATAAGGCGGATGAAGTGATCATTCCCGATTACGACCTGTTCGATATTGGAGGTTTTGTGTTTACCCAATATCACAGAAATAAACTTTCGCTCAATGGCGGCATCCGGCTGGATACCCGTCACGTGAATGGCAAACCGATGGTTGTAGACAACGAGCCTAAGTTTACTAGTTTTTCCCGCAACTTCTCCAACGTATCGGGCAGTGTAGGTCTCAGCTATGCAACCAGCGACCTGGTTACGCTTAAATTCAATATGGCCCGGGGGTTCAGAGCACCCAACTTTGCCGAGCTGGCAAGCAATGGCGCACATGAAGGAACCAATCGCTACGAAGTGGGCGCCAATGACCTGAAATCAGAAACCAGCTTACAGGTTGACGGCGGTTTAGAACTGAACTCAACACACGTTTCGTTGGAAACGAGCTTGTTCTATAACCACATCAAGAATTTTATCTTTTATGAAAAAATGCAGAACAGCTCCGGTGGGGATTCTATACTCAATGATGGTGGCAATGAATTGAACGTATATCGTTTCGATCAGAACGACGCTAATTTATATGGTGCAGAACTGGCGCTCGACATTCACCCCCACCCGCTGGATTGGCTGCACTTCAAAAACGCGTTTTCGTATACCCGCGCGCAATTCGTCAATGAAGTGGATGGAACAAAAAACATCCCCTTTATTCCTGCCGCCCGGTTATTCACCGATCTGGCCGTCAGCTTTTTACATAAAGGAAAAACACTCCGCAACCTGAACATGAACCTGGAAAGTGATTATACCTTTAAACAAAATCATCCCTTTACCGGTTTCGATACCGAAACAGCCACGCCTGGTTACTGGTTAATTAATGCGGGCATTGGCGGCGATTTTGTAAGTAAAGGCAAAACCCTGTTCAGCCTTCGTTTCACTGCTTACAACCTGGGCGATGTAGCCTATCAAAACCACTTAAGCCGGTTAAAATACACCGCAGTTAATAATGTTACCGGCCGGATGGGCGTATTCAATATGGGCCGCAATTTTGGCATCAAACTGAATGTGCCGCTGGACTTTACATGGTAA
- a CDS encoding winged helix-turn-helix transcriptional regulator → MRKENSTNTLNKQQIDRDCGMSYTLNAIGGRWKPAILFRLTRGKMRYSELRDSIANVTERMLVLQLRELEKDGLIKRIVYAEVPPRVEYELTDKGNSLRPILRSLSDWGIKNRI, encoded by the coding sequence ATGCGAAAGGAGAATTCTACCAATACACTTAATAAACAGCAAATAGACAGGGACTGTGGCATGTCGTACACCCTTAATGCCATTGGCGGCAGATGGAAACCCGCCATCCTGTTCAGGCTTACCCGCGGTAAAATGCGCTACAGCGAACTACGCGATTCTATTGCCAATGTAACCGAACGGATGCTGGTTTTACAATTACGTGAACTGGAGAAAGACGGGTTAATAAAACGGATCGTATATGCAGAAGTACCGCCCCGCGTTGAATATGAATTAACAGACAAGGGTAACTCATTGAGACCGATACTGAGAAGCCTTTCAGACTGGGGAATTAAAAACAGAATTTGA
- a CDS encoding SDR family NAD(P)-dependent oxidoreductase has protein sequence MKRLTNKVVFITGGSRGIGAGIAKRMAAEGANVVITYVHAAGQAQQVVAAIKQSGQQALAIAVDNALPDAIEKAIEQTIAAFGRIDILVNNAGIFVGKPLGEYTLADFDSTMAVNVRAVFVASQKAAEYMSEGGRIITIGSNMADRVARPTASLYAMSKSALVGLTKGLARDLGSRGITVNLIQPGPVDTDMNPANGAHADSLRSGMAIPEYGKPEDIAELAVYLASETSRFMTGAALTIDGGFSI, from the coding sequence ATGAAGAGATTAACAAACAAGGTTGTATTTATTACCGGTGGCAGCAGAGGAATAGGAGCGGGTATAGCTAAGCGTATGGCGGCAGAAGGAGCCAATGTGGTAATAACTTATGTGCATGCAGCCGGTCAGGCTCAGCAGGTGGTTGCTGCAATCAAACAATCCGGACAGCAGGCATTGGCCATTGCGGTTGATAATGCTTTGCCCGATGCTATTGAGAAAGCTATTGAGCAAACCATTGCTGCGTTTGGCCGTATTGATATCCTGGTGAACAATGCCGGCATTTTTGTTGGCAAACCACTGGGTGAATATACCCTGGCTGATTTTGACAGCACCATGGCGGTAAATGTGCGGGCTGTTTTCGTGGCATCACAAAAGGCGGCGGAGTATATGAGCGAGGGCGGCCGTATAATAACCATTGGCAGTAATATGGCCGACAGGGTTGCCCGCCCAACAGCAAGCCTGTATGCTATGAGTAAATCAGCGCTTGTTGGTTTAACCAAGGGGCTGGCACGCGATCTGGGCAGCCGCGGCATAACCGTTAACCTGATACAGCCAGGCCCGGTTGATACCGATATGAACCCTGCCAATGGCGCCCATGCAGATTCACTTCGCAGCGGCATGGCCATTCCTGAATATGGCAAACCGGAAGATATAGCCGAACTGGCTGTTTACCTGGCCAGTGAAACCAGCCGTTTTATGACCGGTGCTGCATTGACCATTGATGGTGGATTTAGTATTTGA
- a CDS encoding mechanosensitive ion channel family protein, whose translation MEKWFDLIKQKLESWLVLLIKMLPNLLLAVLVFTGFFLLAKFLRKLVNKLLVRLSHKPTISGLFSTLFFIVVLLVGLFISLQLLHLEKTIASLLAGAGIIGLALGFAFQDLTANFISGVFIIFRKPFDVGNIVDTNGFTGIVEEIQLRSTTIRTFQGLHIMLPNKEIFQKPITNYSLSGKRRIDVDLTFPGKANLQAIEQKIKEAVSTVPEVKDDKVQILFVDYNGDTVKMEVHCWIDNTIEMGYNSTRDKVLRQIHAAVISQL comes from the coding sequence ATGGAAAAATGGTTCGATCTTATAAAGCAAAAGTTGGAGTCCTGGTTAGTGCTTTTGATAAAAATGTTGCCTAACCTGTTATTGGCCGTGCTTGTATTTACCGGTTTCTTTCTTTTGGCTAAATTCCTGCGAAAGCTGGTGAATAAGCTCCTGGTGCGGTTGTCCCACAAACCGACTATCAGCGGGTTGTTCAGCACCCTGTTTTTTATAGTTGTTCTTTTGGTGGGCCTTTTTATCAGTTTGCAACTGCTGCATCTTGAAAAAACCATTGCTTCCCTGCTGGCAGGGGCTGGTATTATTGGTCTGGCCCTGGGTTTTGCCTTCCAGGACCTCACCGCCAATTTCATTTCAGGGGTATTTATAATATTCAGAAAACCGTTCGATGTTGGCAATATTGTGGACACGAACGGTTTTACGGGAATTGTGGAAGAAATACAACTGCGGTCTACCACCATCCGCACTTTTCAGGGTCTTCACATCATGTTGCCAAACAAGGAAATTTTCCAGAAGCCAATTACAAACTATTCCCTCAGTGGTAAACGGCGTATCGATGTGGACCTTACTTTTCCCGGCAAGGCGAATCTGCAGGCTATTGAGCAAAAAATAAAGGAGGCCGTGTCAACTGTTCCTGAGGTGAAGGATGACAAAGTGCAGATCCTGTTTGTTGACTATAACGGCGATACGGTTAAAATGGAAGTGCATTGCTGGATTGACAATACGATCGAGATGGGCTACAACAGTACCCGCGATAAAGTGTTGCGGCAGATACATGCGGCCGTTATCTCGCAATTGTAA